One window of Hypanus sabinus isolate sHypSab1 chromosome 10, sHypSab1.hap1, whole genome shotgun sequence genomic DNA carries:
- the LOC132400285 gene encoding general transcription factor II-I repeat domain-containing protein 2-like: MENSKKRKVTEENRTFNDTWTDSFAFTVDETGLPVCLICNEKLANNKKSNVARHFQSKHAAFAQKYPDGDERKKAVSELMRKVDLSKNHFQKWMKSGKSTTYASYIAAQEIVRHGKQFTDGEYIKESFIKISEHLFTDFKNKSEIVQKIRDMPLSAKTVKDRTIKMAEDITRQQIKDINSAVAYSIACDESKDKGDIEQIALFCRYVNSAGPQEELIELIPLKDQTRGEDICEAVLNCLRAKGIKTTHLVSVATDGAPNMTGTHKGFVALLQKSLDRKLLTFHCILHQEALCAQTSPPECTEVMDVVIQIVNKIMAKSLNHRQFRLLLDEMESAYSDLLLHNKVRWLSKGEVLKRFVACLEEVKTFLGSKGLTFPELEQPEWLEKLHFMVDMTAHLNTLNTALQGKGRTALHMLEDVLAFERKLTVLARDLQKGTLSHFPNLREFKQGHDMIISEYLRSAIIAMQTSFGKRFCEFREEKNTLSFPVTPLSIDPSLLNTTALAGVSQPDLEMELADIADKDIWVSKFRRLTADLEDVARQKAVLAQNHKWSDIENLPKPDKRVRNMECYARHLCKHEKVCAWSPVDLWIHICM; the protein is encoded by the coding sequence atggagaattctaaaaaaagaaaagtgactgaagaaaacagaacttttaatgatacgtggacagattcatttgctttcactgttgacgagactggtttaccggtatgcttaatatgcaatgagaaactagcaaacaacaaaaagtcaaatgtcgcaaggcatttccagagtaaacacgcagcctttgctcaaaaatatccggatggagatgagagaaaaaaagccgtttcggaactgatgcggaaggttgatctgagcaaaaatcatttccagaaatggatgaagtctggaaaatcaacgacatacgccagttatattgccgctcaggaaatagtcaggcacgggaagcagtttacagatggtgaatatataaaagaatctttcattaagatttcagaacatctattcacggactttaaaaacaagagtgaaattgtgcagaaaatcagggatatgcccctctctgcaaagactgtcaaagacagaaccataaaaatggcagaagacatcacaagacagcaaattaaagacatcaattcagctgtggcctactcgattgcctgtgacgagtctaaagacaaaggtgatattgaacaaatagcgttgttctgccggtatgtaaactctgccgggccacaggaagaactgattgagttgatacctctaaaagaccaaacacggggggaggacatctgtgaggctgtcttgaattgtttaagagccaaaggaataaagaccacccatctggtgtcagtagctactgatggggctccgaatatgacgggaacgcacaagggatttgtggctttactgcagaagtcgctggacagaaagctgctgacttttcactgcatcttgcaccaagaggcactgtgcgctcaaacatctcctccggaatgcacagaagtaatggatgttgtcattcagattgtcaataaaataatggcaaaaagtttaaatcaccgtcaattccgtttgttactggacgagatggaaagcgcatattctgatctcctgctgcacaacaaagtccggtggctgtccaaaggggaggtgctgaaacgctttgtcgcgtgtctggaagaagtgaaaactttcctgggcagcaaagggctcacctttcctgagctggaacagccagagtggctggaaaagctacacttcatggtagacatgacagcgcacctgaacacgctgaacacagctcttcaggggaaaggacgcacagccctgcacatgttggaggatgttttggcattcgagcgcaagttgacagtgcttgccagagatttacagaaaggcactttgtctcacttccccaatttgagagagttcaaacaaggtcacgacatgataatttcggagtatttacgttctgcaatcatcgcaatgcaaacatcgtttgggaaacgcttctgtgagttcagagaggaaaaaaacacattatccttcccggtcactcccttaagcatcgatccttccctactgaatacgactgcattggcaggtgtgagtcaacctgatcttgagatggaactggccgacatagccgacaaagacatatgggtgtccaagtttagacgcttgacagcagaccttgaagatgttgcccgtcagaaggccgttcttgctcagaatcacaaatggagtgatattgaaaaccttccaaaaccggacaaacgtgttcgaaacatggaatgctatgcccgacatttatgtaaacatgaaaaagtatgcgcttggagtcctgtcgatctttggatccacatatgtatgtga